From uncultured Desulfobacter sp.:
CAGTACCTGAGCTTTAAAACAGATGTGGTGTTTAAAAAAATGAATGCTGCCGTGGCCAAAGGCACAGATGCGGAAAGCAAACTAAGAAACTTGATCCACTGCCACCTTGAAGAGTTTCAAAGAGACCAAAACATGGCAATTATTTTTCAATCAGAGGTGAGATATCTTCGGGATATTGAGTCTCAGATCAAGAATATCTCAAAGATGTATTTGGATCTTTTATCAGATATTATAGAGCAGGGGCAGGTTGAGGGTACCATGCGCCAGGATCTCTTTGTCGGGCTTGTGAAACGGTTTATCCTCGGGGCTGTGGAAGGTGTGATTTCCACCTGGGTCAGTGCCCATGGACGCTACGATCTTGGAACTATGGCAGATCCGTTGGTGGACCTTTATATGACGGGGGTCCGGGAGGCCTGAAGTTTAATATAAATAAATGGAGGTAAGTTAAGTATGTCTATGATTATTGCTCCGGCAGACTATCTGTTGTTCGGTTTTTTTCCAACAGTGATTTTTTCATTTCTTCTGCCGGTAATCGGTGTAGGGCTTTTTACCTACATTATAGCACGAAGACTTGCGCCTTTGGTCCGGGCCAATCCAGACTATCGTTTTGACAATATTCCGGAACGGATTAAAAATCTGATCGTCGTCTGGTTAGGACAGATCCGCCAGCCCAGATACATGCTGGCAGGTGTGCTGCACATCATTATATTTGCCGGCTTTTTAATCCTTTCCATCCGTTCCACAAGCCTTGTTATTATCGGTCTGTATGACGGCTTTGTGTTTCCCGGATTAGGCGGCAGCCTTGGGGCTGTTTATAATTTTATTAAAGATTATGCAGCCACCGCCGTTCTTGTGGCCTGTATCATCGCGGCCTACCGCCGGGGCATCAAAAAGCCTGCCCGTTATGCAGTGCCTGAAAAATATGGTCATGACCATACGGCAGAAGCGGTTTTTGTTCTGGGCATCATCGCCACCCTGATGATTTCTGAAAGCATGTTTGAAGCATCTGCCGTCGCCTACAACTATCAATCTCTTGGCGAAGCCCATTTCCCGGCAATTTTTTCCCTGGCCTGGTTTTTTTCAAAGATACTTGGGTTTGTATCCTTAGAATCCCTCCAGGGCCTGCATATCATTATGTATTATGTGCATGATGTCACTTTTTTCTTCTTTCTGTGCTTTTTGCCCTTGGGCAAGCATTTCCACGTCATCACCTCTATTTTCAACGTCTTTTTCATGCGGGTGAAAAAAGGCAATATCAAACCGGTTAAATACGGTGTTTCCGATGAGGAACTGGATGATCTGGAATCCTTTGGCGTTAAAAAACTTGAGGATTTTACCTGGAAGCACATGCTCGATTTCTACTCCTGTGCAGACTGCGGCCGCTGTTCCGACCAGTGTCCTGCCAATGCCGCAGGCCGTCCTTTGTCTCCGCGTTTCATCACCATCAAAGCCCGGGATCTTATGTTTAAGAATTATCCGATCAAGTCCGGTGTGATTTATAAATCCGACAAGCTGCTGGTGGAGGACATTTATACTGAGGATGAAATCTGGTCCTGTACCACCTGCGGGGCCTGTGAGCAGGAATGTCCCCTGGGGATCGAATATATTGATAAGATGGTTGATTTGCGTCGTGGTATGGTGGATGAGGGCATGGTACCCCAGTCCCTGCAAAAACCCCTTAAAGCCCTTGAAAAACGCGGCAATCCCTATGGTAAAATGGAGAAGAAACGCGCGGACTGGGCCAGGGAAAAAACCTTTGCCGAAACCCATACGGTTAAGGATCTGGGTAAAGACGCTGCCGATACCCTGTACTTTGTTGACAGTATCACCTCCTATGACGATAATATGCAGGAAATTGCCCGCAGGACATCCATTATCCTTGAAAAGGCCGGCGTGGACTTCGGCATCCTGGGTAAAGGTGAAAAAGACAGCGGCAACGAGGTGCTCCGGTTTGGTGAAGAGATGCTTTACCAGGAGCTCAAAGCCCAGAACACCGAAGCCATTCTTGAATCCGGTGTCAAACAGATTGTCACGGCCGATCCCCATGCCCTGAATGCTTTGAAAAACGACTACACGGGTCTGCCTCCTGTAAAACACATCAGTCAAATTGTGGCTGAAAAGATTAATTCCGGTGTCCTGACCATGACACCATGTAAAAATCCCGATAAAGTATATGTGTACCATGATCCCTGTTACCTTGGCCGCCACAACAGTATTTATGAATCCCCGAGGCAGGCGCTGGATGCCATTGCCGGCCTGACCCGGGTGGAGCTGGAAAAGAGCCGTGACCGTTCTTTTTGCTGCGGCGGCGGTGGCCTGATGCTGTTTTATGAGCCCGAAGAAGAGACCCGCATGGGGGTCCTCAGGGTAAATATGGCAGCAGAAGCCGGGGCCAATGTTATTGTCACGGCCTGTCCTTTTTGTCTGGTGAATATCCAGGATGCCATTAAGGTGGCCGGAAAAGAAGGCGAGATGGAAGCCCTTGATTTTACACAACTCATTGAGGAACATTTAGCATAATCAACGTTTAACATAAATTATTTGCCGGTTTTTTGGTTTCATACGCCCGGCAGACCCGAAAAAATAAACTTAAGGAGGAAATAATGGAAATTTTGGTGTGCGTCAAACGCGTTCCAGATACTGCTGAGAACGAATTTGAACTCAATTCCGAAGGAAATGATCTGGATCGTGATGATCTGGTTTATTCTGTGAACGAGTGGGACAATTATGCCGTTGAAGAGGCCATTCAGATTGTGGATAACCTGGGCGGCAGCATAACGGTTGTAACTGTGGGTGATGACGAGGCTGAGGAAGTCCTCAGGCGTGAAATGGCCATGGGCGCAAATAACGGCGTTCTTCTTTCCGATGACGCCTTTGAAGGATCTGACGGCCGAGGTATTGCCGCCATTCTCAAAGCTGAAGTTGAAAAAGGCAATTATGACCTGATACTTACCGGCGCCCAGGCAGATGAAGGCGCGGGGCAGGTTGGCGGCATGCTTGCAGCTATGCTGGATTATCCCTATGCGTCGCTGGTGAACAAGATTGAACCTGCGGATGGAAAAATTAAAGTGGGCCGGGAAATCGAAGGCGGCAACCAGGAGATGAACGAAATTGAACTGCCCTGCGTGCTTTCCATCCAGACCGGTATCAACGAACCCCGTTATGTCGGTATCCGCGGTATCCGTAAGGTGGCCAGTGTCGAAATTCCTGTAAAAGGCGCCGGTGATCTTGGTGTGGACGCAGGCAGCGTAGGCGAGGCCGGCGCAAAGACCAAACGCGTGGATTATTTTGTACCCGATCTGGGTGATGGTGCTGAAATGCTTGAAGGCTCCACCGATGAAATTATTGAAAAATTGATTGAGAAGTTGAAAGCCAAAGGAGGTCTTTGATCATGACACAGATTTTTGCATATGTTCCATTTAAAAACGGGGTGGCCGAAGATGTGGCCCTGGAATTCCCGGATGCTGCAAAAAAGATTGATGCCGGTGCATCTCTGACTGCTGTCGTTACCGGCGCCGGCGCTGATCTGGACAAAGTGGCCAATGAGCTGACCAAAACCTATTCAGAAGTTATTAAAATTGACAATGAGGCCCTGGCTTATCCCAATGCCGAGATCGTGAGAAAAGCCCTGACCAATGTCATTCCAGCCGATGCCATTGTGCTGGTACCCCATGATACCTTTGGCATGGATCTGGCCCCTGGCCTGTCCATCAAACTGGATTCCGCCTATGCGGCTGACGTTGTTGATTTTGAAGGCATGGACGGTGCGACCCTGAAACTTATCCGTCAGGAACTGGGCGGCGCTGTTTCCACCCATGTGACCTGTGATGCGTCTGCGGGCGCTGTTCTCACCATCCGTCCGGGCGCTTTTGCTCCGGCTGACGGCGGTGCTTCCGGTGCCGTGGTTGACAAATCCGGTGAGGCCGGTGACCTTTCGGCCAAAAGAACTTTCCTGGAAGTGGTTGAAGCGGAAGTCGGCGATGTCGATATCACCAAATCCGACGTTCTGGTTTCCATTGGCCGTGGTATTGAAGATGAAGACAATATTGAAGTTGCCCAGGAACTGGCTGACGCCATGGGTGCGGTGGTGTCCTGCTCTCGTCCCATTGTTGACGCCAAATGGCTTGAAAAATCTCGCCAGGTAGGGACTTCCGGCCAGACCGTTAAGCCCAAAGTCTACATGGCCATGGGTATTTCCGGTTCCTTCCAGCATATGGGCGGCATCAAGGGCAATCCCTTTATCGTTGCCGTGAACAAAAACCCCAAAGCACCGATTTTCCAGGTTGCTGATGTGGGTATCGTGGAAGATATCCTTGATTTCATGCCTGAACTCCAGGAAGCCATTGAGGCACTTTAAGCAGCCATAAGCAGATTGCCGGTGGTCAGTTTTTCCGGTATGTAACAAAAAAGCCCTGGGGACTTTAAAGCCTGCAGGGCTTTTCTTTGTCTAAACAGCAATTTCAAACCGGATGGCCGGGTGATGCTGGTAGTCCGTTAAAACCGTGTCCTTGTACTGCCAGTCAAAAATAGAGCTAAAAGAGGCGGTTTCTATACCAGGCAGGGTAAAGGGTTTTCTTTCAAGCTGTTGCGTCAGTCCCTGCACATGGTTTTCATAAATATGGGTGTCCCCCAGAAAGCCCACAAGGGTGCCTGGTTTAAAACCTGATTCCAGGGCCAGAAGCGTTAGAAGAAGTCCATAGCTTGCAATGTTAAAGGGCAGCCCCAGAGCTGTATCCACGGATCTCTGGTTCCACAGTAGATTAAGCCGTCCATTGATAACTGTGACCTGAAAACCGTAGTGGCAGGGCGGCAGGGCCATCTGACCCAGATCTATGGGGTTCCAGGCCGATACGATCATCCGCCGGTCATCGGGATTGGTTTTCAGGGTGTCCACCAGGTTTTTAAGCTGATCCACCCCGGACGGAACCGGTGCCTTGTCCCAGGCCTGATATCCACCGCCAAAATGCCGCCACTGGAATCCGTAAATAGGGCCAAGTTCCCGCTCGTTCATCATCTTTTTTTGGGTCTCATCATCATGCCCGTAGGCGACCTTCGCCGGTGAGCACCATTCATCCCAGATGTGGTTGTTCCTGTCCCGCAGCCAGTTTTTATCGGTGATGCCTTTAATGAAAAATTCCAGTTCCCCGGCCACAAGGGAAAATGGCACATATTTGGTGGTCAGCAATGGAAATCCCTGGGCCATGTCATGTTCAAACATGGCCCCGGCAATGGCAATGGTATTCACTCCGGTGCGGTTCTCCTTGACCTGGCCCTGGTTAAGTACTTTTCTAACAATATTTGAATAGGCGTCCATGTTGCATTTCCATTCTTGCGGTTAAATGGTGAGGAAAAATTTAGACAATTGTAACAGACGGTCCTGAAAAATCCACCCATGATTTTATTGTAATATGCAGGGTATGTAGATTTTAAAAACAGTGCAAATATGGAGTGTAACTTCCATTTTGTTCTATTTTTGTTTATACTACTATGAATTTTAAAAACAGTAAATAAATGGACAAACATGGCAAAAAAATATATTGAACGAACCATCTCTCCCCTGGTTCTATTATATTCAAAACAATACCCGGTGGTGACCATCATGGGTCCCAGACAGTCCGGAAAGACAACCCTGTGTCGGCAACTGTTCCAGGACAAAGCCTATGTATCTCTTGAAACCCCTGAAGACAGGCTGTTTGCCCAACAGGACCCTGTTGGCTTTTTAGGCCGTTATCCGGACGGGGCCGTTCTTGATGAAATTCAGCGGGTACCGGATTTGCTCTCCTACATCCAGACCATCGTGGATGACCGGGAACAAAACGGCATGTTTATTCTTACAGGAAGCCAGCAGTTCGGCCTTTTGGACAACATCTCCCAGTCCCTGGCCGGCCGGACCGCACTGGTTGATCTGTTGCCGTTTTCTTTAAAGGAAGCCTGGGGGCAGCAGCTGTCGGACCAGGATATCAATACCGTATTATGGACCGGCGGATATCCGGGCATTTTTGATAAGGGCCGTAATCCGTCCCAGATGCTGCAATTTTACGTAAGGACTTATCTCGAAAGGGACGTCAGAACATTGATCAACATCAAAGACCTATCGGCATTTGAGATATTCCTGCGGCTGTGCGCTGGACGCACCGGCCAGATTTTGAACATGAGCGCACTGGGTAACGAATGCGGCGTGACCGGAAAGACCATCCGTGAATGGATTTCCGTTCTTGAGGCAAGTTACATCCTGAAACTGTTAAAACCATATTACGCTAATTTTAATAAGCGGCTGGTCAAATCGCCCAAATTGTATTTTTTGGATATCGGGCTTGCCTGTTACCTTCTTGGTATTTCAAACCCGGACCATCTGGTATCCCACCCTTTGAAAGGAGCTCTTTTTGAAACAATGGCCGTGTCTGAAATATGGAAACAGACCTGCAACCGGGGAGAGGGCGATACCCTGTATTATTTCCGGGACAGCAAAGGGCACGAAGTTGATTTGATCCGGGATCAAGGCATTTCCCAATCTATTATGGAAATCAAATCAGGCCAGACCATTGCCCCTGATTTTTTTAAGGGGCTGGACTACTATAAAAAAATCAGCAGCAATGTGGATCAGGCCTTTCTGGTTTATGGCGGAGATAAAAATCATATCCAGAATAACACCCGGGTAACGGGATGGAGGCATTTGTCTGATATCGGTTTTTAAAAAAACGAATTTTCATTTCGAATCAAAGCAATCTTTTTGACATCAACGAAACCGGCAAGATAGCAGGTATCTACAGTCTCAATCCTCTCTAATCGAGGCAATCTTTCTGACTTAATATCGTTGAAAGTATACTAACCAATGGTGAACTGTCTCAATCCTCTCTAATCGAGGCAATCTTTCTGACTCAAATGAATTTAAATTAAGATAGGAATTAATATGTGTCTCAATCCTCTCTAATCGAGGCAATCTTTCTGACATCATCAGGTTTCAGTACCGGATTGAGAATGATCTTGTCTCAATCCTCTCTAATCGAGGCAATCTTTCTGACCATATGTATACAAAAGACTTGATTTGTGCGCCGCTGGGTCTCAATCCTCTCTAATCGAGGCAATCTTTCTGACCCTGGGTAGTTGAAAGGCTTGTCCGACAAGCCTTTCGGAAGCCAATTTAACGGACCTACCCGGTTTTTGGGGTTCGGAAAAAATTTTCACATTGTTTTTCTGCTGCATTTTAAGATATCTTTTTGAATTTATTAATAATATTAAAATGACGGACCTCGCCGGGTCCCGTTAGCCACCAATATCCCAAGTTAATGGCTGAAATATAACAGGTGTCGGGACAAATTGTCAAAGAGCAGATGTTCATTCAAAACGTCATGGGCCGGTAAGACTTTCCGGGATCTAAAAGAAAGTCTGCAAATCCCCGGACCTGGGTCTGGATGGTCCGGCGAAATGAAGATGTTCCCCGCATCAGCTCCTCATAGGACGATATAACGGTCCGATAAAGATGGGGTTTCATTTCCACGGCCCTTTTGGAGGCCAACTCCTTTTCATCGGCATAGGCTTCGATTTTTTTATCCCTGAAAAGAAAATCTTCCGGGCGAATCATTTTGCGGTTGAGCAGATTCAATACAAAGCGGTCCCCGATCAGACACCGATATTCTTCAACCAGATCGCAGGCCAGGGACGGCCGGCCGTAAGCGATTTCATGCAGGGTGCCCATGTATGGATCCAGCCCACATGTTTTTATTGCCGAGATCACCTCATTTGTCAATAAGGTATAAACAAAGGAGAGCAGGGCATTTACCGGGTCCTTTGGCGGGCGCCTGTTCCGGTTATTGAAGAAAAACCGGTCATTTCGTATGAGTAATTTAAACACGCTGAAATAGATCCGGGCACCGGCCCCCTCAAATCCACGTACTTCGTCAGGGCTCTCGGCTTTTTCCAGTGAAGATTTCAGCGCCTTGAGTCCGGCCGCAGCAGATCCCAGTCTGGCCTCCTTGTAATCCCTGCCTCGCCGGGCTAAAAACATGGCAGTGTTGTGGAGTTTGCCTGCAACAATCACTTTCATTACCGTCAGCTTGAAAGCAGGGTCTTCCAATTTTAGATACTGGGCTTTGCGTAACGCCACATGTTTATGCTCGTCAATCATGAGCCTGGCTCGAAACCGGCCGGTGGGTGTCAGAAAAACAGTTTCCACACGGTTTTTGATTAAAAAATCCATCACCGGGCCGCTTAGGGATATATTCCCGGTCAGTATCAGTTTTTCCAATCCTTTGGCAGGCAGGGATTCCATCACCTGGCCCTTTTTAACAATGTCCAGGCTGTCTCCGCTTTTCCGGATATATGCACCCTGTTCCACCACATAAAGACTTTCCATACGTTACTTTGTCCCGTTACTTTAAAAATTGTTCAAGCTGAACAATGGCGGTTCTCATGTTCATAACCGCATCTGAAATATTTTCAATTTTTTCGGATTTCCCAGGGTTCCCGCCTGAGATCGACGCCCATGAGGCCAGATGGATCAGGGGATGCAGATAGCCGGTTTTGTCAGGCTCAAGCCGGCAAAAGTCCTTGTCATAACCGGTCAGGGCATGGATTCGCCGGCAGCCCAGCGGCGTCCCCCGGACCCGGCTGAGTTTATAGTCCACCAGATGGGGGTTGTATTCCGGATCACAGGAAAGCAGATAATGCAGAATGTGTTTCCCCTGGGGCAGAAAACCCAGGGTCTGAAACAGGATTTTTTCTTCCCGGACCCCGATGCTGTGGGGTTCCCGCACCAGGGCGAACAGTCGGCCCAGTGCCGGGCATTTTTTCCCCAGTTCAAAAAGATCGGGAAATTTTTCATTCAGCTCCTTCATTCCCGGGTACAGCACCAGGCTTGCGCTGCCGGCTACCTTTGTTTCACATTGAATCCGGCTCGGATCTGAACGGGGAACATCCCTTAAAAATCCCAGCTGGGCCTCAATGTCCTTTTGGGGGCATTTTATGAAAAAAGAGCGTTTACCGGTCTGACGGTGGATTCCCAGGGGCAGTTTGACCAGATTACCCAGCCCTTTGCCGGACAAATGATCCTGCTTGGGAAAAACCTCCAGACTGAAACAGGAAAGATCCGGGGCCAGATGATCGCACACAGCGGTCAGTGCCTGGCGGATCCGGGCGGCGTTTATCGGTGTCTCCATGAAAAACCAGAAGT
This genomic window contains:
- a CDS encoding TetR/AcrR family transcriptional regulator, with amino-acid sequence MQKSKSEKYHKILNSAGAVFAEHGFYKATISQIAAKAGVADGTLYLYFKNKDDILYQYLSFKTDVVFKKMNAAVAKGTDAESKLRNLIHCHLEEFQRDQNMAIIFQSEVRYLRDIESQIKNISKMYLDLLSDIIEQGQVEGTMRQDLFVGLVKRFILGAVEGVISTWVSAHGRYDLGTMADPLVDLYMTGVREA
- a CDS encoding (Fe-S)-binding protein → MSMIIAPADYLLFGFFPTVIFSFLLPVIGVGLFTYIIARRLAPLVRANPDYRFDNIPERIKNLIVVWLGQIRQPRYMLAGVLHIIIFAGFLILSIRSTSLVIIGLYDGFVFPGLGGSLGAVYNFIKDYAATAVLVACIIAAYRRGIKKPARYAVPEKYGHDHTAEAVFVLGIIATLMISESMFEASAVAYNYQSLGEAHFPAIFSLAWFFSKILGFVSLESLQGLHIIMYYVHDVTFFFFLCFLPLGKHFHVITSIFNVFFMRVKKGNIKPVKYGVSDEELDDLESFGVKKLEDFTWKHMLDFYSCADCGRCSDQCPANAAGRPLSPRFITIKARDLMFKNYPIKSGVIYKSDKLLVEDIYTEDEIWSCTTCGACEQECPLGIEYIDKMVDLRRGMVDEGMVPQSLQKPLKALEKRGNPYGKMEKKRADWAREKTFAETHTVKDLGKDAADTLYFVDSITSYDDNMQEIARRTSIILEKAGVDFGILGKGEKDSGNEVLRFGEEMLYQELKAQNTEAILESGVKQIVTADPHALNALKNDYTGLPPVKHISQIVAEKINSGVLTMTPCKNPDKVYVYHDPCYLGRHNSIYESPRQALDAIAGLTRVELEKSRDRSFCCGGGGLMLFYEPEEETRMGVLRVNMAAEAGANVIVTACPFCLVNIQDAIKVAGKEGEMEALDFTQLIEEHLA
- a CDS encoding electron transfer flavoprotein subunit beta/FixA family protein, which encodes MEILVCVKRVPDTAENEFELNSEGNDLDRDDLVYSVNEWDNYAVEEAIQIVDNLGGSITVVTVGDDEAEEVLRREMAMGANNGVLLSDDAFEGSDGRGIAAILKAEVEKGNYDLILTGAQADEGAGQVGGMLAAMLDYPYASLVNKIEPADGKIKVGREIEGGNQEMNEIELPCVLSIQTGINEPRYVGIRGIRKVASVEIPVKGAGDLGVDAGSVGEAGAKTKRVDYFVPDLGDGAEMLEGSTDEIIEKLIEKLKAKGGL
- a CDS encoding electron transfer flavoprotein subunit alpha/FixB family protein, whose amino-acid sequence is MTQIFAYVPFKNGVAEDVALEFPDAAKKIDAGASLTAVVTGAGADLDKVANELTKTYSEVIKIDNEALAYPNAEIVRKALTNVIPADAIVLVPHDTFGMDLAPGLSIKLDSAYAADVVDFEGMDGATLKLIRQELGGAVSTHVTCDASAGAVLTIRPGAFAPADGGASGAVVDKSGEAGDLSAKRTFLEVVEAEVGDVDITKSDVLVSIGRGIEDEDNIEVAQELADAMGAVVSCSRPIVDAKWLEKSRQVGTSGQTVKPKVYMAMGISGSFQHMGGIKGNPFIVAVNKNPKAPIFQVADVGIVEDILDFMPELQEAIEAL
- the thyA gene encoding thymidylate synthase is translated as MDAYSNIVRKVLNQGQVKENRTGVNTIAIAGAMFEHDMAQGFPLLTTKYVPFSLVAGELEFFIKGITDKNWLRDRNNHIWDEWCSPAKVAYGHDDETQKKMMNERELGPIYGFQWRHFGGGYQAWDKAPVPSGVDQLKNLVDTLKTNPDDRRMIVSAWNPIDLGQMALPPCHYGFQVTVINGRLNLLWNQRSVDTALGLPFNIASYGLLLTLLALESGFKPGTLVGFLGDTHIYENHVQGLTQQLERKPFTLPGIETASFSSIFDWQYKDTVLTDYQHHPAIRFEIAV
- a CDS encoding ATP-binding protein, whose amino-acid sequence is MAKKYIERTISPLVLLYSKQYPVVTIMGPRQSGKTTLCRQLFQDKAYVSLETPEDRLFAQQDPVGFLGRYPDGAVLDEIQRVPDLLSYIQTIVDDREQNGMFILTGSQQFGLLDNISQSLAGRTALVDLLPFSLKEAWGQQLSDQDINTVLWTGGYPGIFDKGRNPSQMLQFYVRTYLERDVRTLINIKDLSAFEIFLRLCAGRTGQILNMSALGNECGVTGKTIREWISVLEASYILKLLKPYYANFNKRLVKSPKLYFLDIGLACYLLGISNPDHLVSHPLKGALFETMAVSEIWKQTCNRGEGDTLYYFRDSKGHEVDLIRDQGISQSIMEIKSGQTIAPDFFKGLDYYKKISSNVDQAFLVYGGDKNHIQNNTRVTGWRHLSDIGF
- the cas1 gene encoding CRISPR-associated endonuclease Cas1; the protein is MESLYVVEQGAYIRKSGDSLDIVKKGQVMESLPAKGLEKLILTGNISLSGPVMDFLIKNRVETVFLTPTGRFRARLMIDEHKHVALRKAQYLKLEDPAFKLTVMKVIVAGKLHNTAMFLARRGRDYKEARLGSAAAGLKALKSSLEKAESPDEVRGFEGAGARIYFSVFKLLIRNDRFFFNNRNRRPPKDPVNALLSFVYTLLTNEVISAIKTCGLDPYMGTLHEIAYGRPSLACDLVEEYRCLIGDRFVLNLLNRKMIRPEDFLFRDKKIEAYADEKELASKRAVEMKPHLYRTVISSYEELMRGTSSFRRTIQTQVRGFADFLLDPGKSYRPMTF